In the genome of Heterodontus francisci isolate sHetFra1 chromosome 15, sHetFra1.hap1, whole genome shotgun sequence, one region contains:
- the c1galt1c1 gene encoding C1GALT1-specific chaperone 1 yields MRGRLKCLGLFSGVCDSGEQEAKMNTEGNSFMKGMMLGGMFCLVFTLFGSTKMSEESRLRSHEHHHLKAPNKEELLKLPEAKRMELSLTIRVLCLIMVTPKEIGYWASAVETWSKHCDKAVFYSPETVKIFESVNLATEDKWIQTRKAFKHAYENYKDDYNWFFLVQSTTFAIIENLKFFLLNKDPGQPFYVGHTVKSGDLEYVESSSGVVLSIEALKRLYQVLDDPVKCPEKGNLLWKMSEEKELSVCLKYTGVFADNAEDNEGKELFNSKNINTLVIEAMSNHPNEVVEGCCSDVAITFHGWSANHMHVMMYGVYRLRPYGHKFNDALIFLPPVGSDND; encoded by the exons ATGCGTGGAAGGCTGAAGTGTTTGGGGTTGTTTTCGGGTGTATGTGACAGTGGTGAACAAGAG GCAAAGATGAATACAGAAGGCAACTCTTTCATGAAGGGTATGATGTTGGGTGGAATGTTTTGTTTGGTCTTCACCCTTTTTGGTAGCACTAAGATGAGCGAAGAATCGAGACTGCGAAGCCACGAACACCACCATCTAAAAGCTCCCAATAAGGAAGAACTGCTTAAGCTTCCAGAGGCGAAGCGTATGGAGCTCAGTCTCACTATCCGTGTTCTGTGTTTGATCATGGTTACACCGAAAGAAATTGGCTATTGGGCCTCTGCGGTAGAAACATGGAGCAAACACTGTGATAAGGCTGTTTTTTACAGCCCAGAAACCGTAAAAATCTTCGAATCAGTCAACCTTGCAACAGAAGACAAATGGATCCAGACCAGAAAAGCCTTCAAGCATGCATATGAAAACTACAAAGATGATTATAACTGGTTCTTCTTGGTACAGTCAACTACATTTGCAATTATTGAAAATCTGAAGTTCTTTTTGTTGAATAAGGATCCAGGACAGCCTTTCTATGTTGGTCATACAGTCAAGTCTGGTGATTTGGAATATGTAGAATCATCTTCAGGTGTGGTCCTAAGTATAGAAGCATTGAAAAGGCTCTACCAGGTTCTTGATGATCCTGTGAAATGCCCAGAAAAGGGGAATTTACTTTGGAAGATGTCTGAAGAAAAGGAACTTTCAGTATGTCTGAAGTACACAGGAGTTTTTGCTGATAATGCagaagataatgaaggaaaagaatTGTTTAACTCAAAAAATATAAACACTCTTGTCATAGAGGCAATGTCTAATCATCCAAATGAAGTTGTGGAAGGATGCTGTTCTGATGTGGCCATTACTTTTCATGGATGGTCAGCTAATCATATGCATGTCATGATGTATGGTGTTTACAGGCTACGACCTTATGGACATAAGTTTAACGATGCATTGATTTTCCTGCCACCGGTAGGCTCGGACAATGATTAA